From Meiothermus sp., a single genomic window includes:
- a CDS encoding antibiotic biosynthesis monooxygenase: protein MHARVVTSQLKPGTVDQAVQIWREKVIPTLEGAQGFKRGYMTGDRNTGRGVVFTLWETEADATAWNTSGMYQKVISHFIALFAAPPTQEQFEVFIEV from the coding sequence ATGCACGCTCGAGTCGTGACTTCCCAGCTCAAACCCGGAACCGTAGATCAGGCCGTTCAGATCTGGCGCGAGAAGGTAATTCCTACTCTCGAAGGGGCCCAAGGCTTCAAGCGCGGCTACATGACCGGCGACCGCAACACCGGCAGGGGCGTGGTCTTCACCCTCTGGGAGACCGAGGCCGACGCCACCGCTTGGAACACCAGTGGCATGTACCAGAAGGTGATTTCGCACTTCATCGCGCTCTTTGCCGCCCCGCCTACCCAGGAGCAGTTCGAGGTGTTTATCGAGGTTTGA
- a CDS encoding GYD domain-containing protein, which yields MPKYLVQVNYVGEGIQGLLKEGGSSRKAAAEALAKSVGGQIEVMYFAFGEHDVYAIADLPNHQAAAALSLTLGASGRVTCKTTVLLTPEDVDAAAKLSPSYRAPGR from the coding sequence ATGCCCAAGTATCTGGTTCAGGTGAACTACGTTGGTGAAGGCATCCAGGGTTTGCTCAAAGAAGGTGGCAGCAGCCGTAAAGCCGCCGCCGAGGCGCTCGCCAAGTCGGTGGGTGGGCAGATCGAGGTGATGTACTTCGCTTTTGGCGAACACGATGTGTATGCCATCGCCGACTTGCCCAACCATCAGGCAGCAGCGGCCCTGTCGCTGACGTTGGGGGCCAGCGGGCGCGTTACCTGCAAAACCACGGTCTTGCTGACCCCCGAGGATGTGGACGCCGCCGCCAAACTGAGCCCGTCCTACCGCGCACCGGGGCGATAG
- a CDS encoding VOC family protein, translating to MPNTKTALSLPDRWGLKAPFGAIHHVALVTNDMKKTVAFYRDVLGAEVAMNHRLPGGDGRRHYFITVAPNTVFAFFETPEALLPPYQPPIQPKSGRTLDHIAFFVENDAALEAWYARLQGKVDNLSEIKNLQGMVRAFFFSDPNGIVLEVMAETEAGLNLPSLDDPDPAY from the coding sequence ATGCCCAATACCAAAACCGCCCTTTCTCTGCCCGATCGCTGGGGTCTGAAAGCCCCCTTCGGAGCCATCCACCACGTGGCCCTGGTCACCAACGATATGAAGAAGACCGTGGCCTTCTACCGCGATGTGCTGGGGGCCGAGGTGGCCATGAACCACCGGCTGCCCGGCGGTGACGGGCGCCGGCACTACTTCATCACCGTCGCACCCAACACGGTTTTTGCCTTTTTTGAAACCCCCGAGGCCCTGCTGCCGCCCTACCAGCCGCCCATCCAGCCCAAAAGTGGGCGAACCCTCGATCACATCGCCTTCTTCGTGGAGAACGATGCAGCCCTCGAGGCCTGGTACGCTCGTCTACAGGGCAAGGTGGATAACCTCAGCGAGATCAAAAACCTTCAGGGTATGGTGCGGGCCTTCTTTTTCTCTGACCCCAACGGCATCGTGCTCGAGGTGATGGCCGAAACCGAAGCCGGCTTGAACCTCCCCAGCCTGGACGACCCCGACCCGGCCTACTGA
- a CDS encoding SRPBCC family protein codes for MERSLESTWVLRAPLAPVWAALADLLGWPRWWLGLQSAQVVQPGQANGVKAVYRLNGQELRVCEVRPLEWLEVHTESVLARCTLEHEEGHTFVHWSVWGYPDEARFAQAMQAGARGLAAHLGVLLLEVGSWNAANDQSIFP; via the coding sequence GTGGAACGCTCCCTCGAGAGTACCTGGGTTCTGCGGGCCCCGCTGGCGCCCGTGTGGGCTGCGCTGGCCGATCTGCTGGGCTGGCCCCGGTGGTGGCTCGGCCTCCAGAGCGCTCAGGTAGTCCAGCCGGGCCAGGCCAATGGGGTGAAGGCAGTCTACCGCCTCAACGGCCAGGAGCTGCGGGTCTGCGAGGTCAGGCCGCTGGAGTGGCTCGAGGTCCACACCGAATCGGTGCTGGCCCGCTGCACTTTGGAGCACGAGGAGGGCCACACCTTCGTCCACTGGAGCGTCTGGGGCTACCCGGATGAGGCCCGTTTTGCCCAGGCTATGCAGGCGGGTGCTCGGGGACTGGCAGCGCATCTGGGCGTACTTCTCCTGGAGGTAGGCAGTTGGAACGCCGCCAACGATCAGTCCATTTTTCCCTAA
- a CDS encoding cyclase, whose protein sequence is MPATLFIRHPVADYGQWKPVYDALGTLRQQMGVMGASVHRDAQDPSLLVITHRFHTLAQAHTFADSEDLKAAMGRAGVSGPPEFWFTDDVEHTSH, encoded by the coding sequence ATGCCAGCGACCCTGTTCATCCGCCACCCCGTTGCCGATTACGGCCAGTGGAAGCCCGTTTACGACGCCCTGGGAACCCTGCGCCAGCAGATGGGCGTGATGGGCGCCAGCGTCCACCGCGACGCGCAAGACCCCAGCCTGTTGGTAATCACCCACCGCTTTCACACCCTGGCCCAGGCCCACACCTTCGCCGATTCGGAGGACTTGAAGGCCGCGATGGGCCGGGCAGGTGTGAGCGGCCCCCCGGAGTTCTGGTTCACCGATGACGTAGAACACACCTCCCACTAG
- a CDS encoding DUF6345 domain-containing protein, producing the protein MHNRLARVLGLALLTLLMACSSSTRLAFESIGFLPVFYVVENPVNPTRARELALALDIDTNIIASDGSIRYLDTERFQHLPMIAVGEGSLDEDGNAPTEERFDFEAIRAIQPYAEDGARLRAVSALQKAGLNPRRATIRVGHSRFQAVTAKGEAVADVQLDTQVDFDTVTPNNYPLRGPGANIKVVFDGQGKVTQLQYAHWVLAEGPRAALLSLAQAQRRATAQYFGVDEAQVSLQGPCAQVQAQAGHLCLQSELVYYAPPMSLPVTQVAPHYLFTGRFALDGTTVEIRRLLVPALANAPEVRLTLTSDGQQAIEGRTTVSGGRAPYAYTWASSTTALPPDTQGDSIRYTVGSREAVTRETLSVVVTDADGISTWASQAVAVNAPAAAPLRAQALAAQSVGTAWVGLSQNLPYSAGNVGGFLRQASRAGVQVAFNFGEQLAYQSDFARDTDAFGIDSVDLGLYTGHANGLGFSFITERKKRFFFSEQASWGERDLEWLVIAACGPLQEAEFGISWWQQWGGAFNGLHLLLGYANTTYDNNREGLLLGQGLFEQKLALRQAWANTASSIQTPNEIYAVMGVWDTRGVNNYNDHFWDLGPVGPDIPKLNQDGFWRLTGPS; encoded by the coding sequence ATGCATAACCGTCTGGCACGCGTCTTGGGCCTCGCCCTGCTGACCTTACTGATGGCCTGTAGCAGCAGCACCCGCCTGGCCTTCGAGTCCATCGGCTTTCTACCGGTTTTCTACGTGGTTGAAAACCCGGTCAACCCCACCCGGGCCCGGGAACTGGCCCTGGCGCTGGACATCGACACCAACATCATCGCCTCCGACGGTAGCATCCGCTACCTGGACACCGAGCGCTTCCAGCACCTGCCGATGATTGCGGTGGGCGAAGGGTCACTCGACGAAGACGGCAACGCCCCCACCGAGGAGCGCTTCGATTTCGAGGCCATCCGGGCCATCCAGCCCTACGCCGAGGACGGGGCCCGGCTGCGGGCGGTCTCGGCCCTGCAAAAGGCCGGGCTGAACCCCCGCAGGGCCACCATCCGCGTGGGGCATTCGCGCTTCCAGGCCGTCACGGCCAAAGGTGAGGCGGTAGCCGACGTGCAGCTCGACACCCAGGTGGACTTCGACACCGTGACCCCCAACAACTACCCCCTGCGCGGGCCAGGGGCCAACATCAAGGTGGTCTTTGACGGACAGGGCAAGGTCACCCAACTTCAGTACGCCCACTGGGTGCTAGCGGAAGGCCCCAGAGCTGCCCTCCTTTCCCTGGCCCAAGCCCAGCGCCGGGCCACCGCCCAATACTTCGGGGTGGATGAAGCCCAGGTCTCGCTCCAAGGCCCCTGCGCCCAGGTTCAAGCTCAGGCGGGCCACCTGTGCTTGCAGTCCGAGCTGGTCTATTATGCACCCCCCATGAGCCTGCCCGTGACCCAGGTGGCCCCGCATTACCTGTTTACGGGCAGGTTCGCGCTAGACGGCACCACCGTCGAAATTCGCCGCCTGCTGGTTCCGGCGTTGGCTAACGCGCCCGAAGTTAGGCTCACCCTAACCAGCGACGGCCAGCAAGCCATAGAAGGCAGAACCACAGTGAGCGGCGGCAGAGCACCTTATGCCTACACCTGGGCTTCTTCCACCACTGCCCTGCCCCCGGACACGCAGGGCGATAGCATCCGCTACACCGTCGGGAGCCGTGAGGCGGTAACCCGCGAGACCCTCAGCGTGGTGGTGACCGATGCCGACGGCATCAGCACCTGGGCCAGTCAGGCAGTAGCGGTCAACGCGCCCGCAGCGGCCCCGCTAAGGGCTCAGGCCCTCGCCGCCCAGAGCGTGGGCACGGCCTGGGTGGGCCTCTCGCAAAACCTGCCTTACTCCGCTGGGAATGTGGGCGGTTTTTTGCGGCAGGCCAGCAGGGCCGGGGTGCAGGTGGCCTTTAACTTTGGCGAGCAACTGGCCTACCAGAGCGATTTCGCCCGAGACACCGATGCGTTCGGGATTGACAGTGTGGATTTGGGGCTTTATACCGGGCACGCCAACGGGCTGGGCTTTAGCTTCATCACCGAGCGCAAAAAGCGTTTCTTTTTCTCCGAGCAGGCCAGTTGGGGCGAGCGCGACCTCGAGTGGCTGGTGATCGCGGCCTGTGGGCCGTTGCAGGAAGCCGAGTTCGGCATCTCCTGGTGGCAGCAGTGGGGCGGTGCGTTCAACGGCCTGCACCTGCTGCTGGGCTACGCCAACACCACCTACGACAACAACCGGGAGGGCCTGCTGCTGGGCCAGGGCCTCTTCGAGCAAAAACTAGCCCTGCGCCAAGCCTGGGCCAACACCGCCAGCAGCATCCAAACCCCTAATGAGATTTATGCGGTGATGGGGGTCTGGGATACTCGAGGGGTCAACAACTACAACGACCATTTCTGGGATTTAGGCCCGGTAGGGCCGGATATTCCGAAGCTGAACCAAGACGGTTTTTGGCGGCTTACGGGGCCGTCTTGA